ACGGATGATGTGGTCAGATTTAGAGCCCCACCTGACCCCTCAGTCTCCTGGGTGTGCGCTCTGTAGGCCACTTCAGTTTCACATTGCATGAAATGATTAATGATACTACTAGAAATAATTATTGTGTGCAGCTAAGAATTACtgttaaaatgtgataaaaatgttaaagtCGTGACTTAAATATTTGGAATTCTTATTTGTGAAATTAAGTTGCTGTATTTAATTTGCTAACTGTTGCCATAAtcttgtctgctgctgtttcagatCCGTGTGCGTGATGATAAAATGCCTCTGGCTCACATTGCCATTGCTGTGGAGGCAGTTGGATGGTCCCACCCCGACACCATCCCCCTCATGGTTGCTAACACACTCATTGGAAACTGGGACCGTTCGTTTGGTGGAGGCGTGGTGAGTACAGAAGGAACCCCAAACACTGTTGACACAAAGTTAGCTAACTCCAGTCTCTACGTGTCTTTACTTTTCTGACCACCTCAGTGACTTATTGAGTGATGTCACACTGTGCTACCTTTCTGACATTTCGTTGTTGaatgtatttctgtttattcattgTCTTTATAGTGAAACAAATCTTTTTCTAGTGTGTTCCCTAGCCCCTTAGTATGTACCTGAACTCTAAAACAAAAGCTTTAACACTGTTAGGACCAAATGTTGACACAAATATAAAAAGACCTGCAGATCTGGTTGATTCAGATCTATTCACTCACCTGTTGATTTGTCTGTGTTCTCATCTCCTTCCATCTCTGCTGGATGGTTTGTTTTGTGATCCCAGAATCTGTCCAGTAAACTGGCTCAGATGGCCTGCCAGGGAAACCTGTGCCACAGCTTCCAGTCCTTCAACACCTGCTACACGGACACAGGTCTGTGGGGGCTCTACATGGTGTGTGAGCCGGGCACCATCAACGACATGATGCACTTCACTCAGATGGAATGGTGAGCACAAAAAGGACATCAGAAACGTTGTAGAGGAGAGAAGTTAAAACCATGAATGTTGAATTTAAGTTGCTAGTATCTACTGAAGTAGATCATATCTGCTGCAGGTCTGATGACATGTAACAGGATGATTCACATTGTAATTAATACGTGCATCACTGCTTCTCATCAGGATGTCTCTTTGTACGAGTGTGACAGAAAGTGAAGTCGCTCGGGCCAAGAATCTGCTCAAGACCAACATGCTCCTGCATCTCGATGGTAAGACAGCAAGATAGGGAAACGTgcactgtccaaaaaaaaaaaaagccgccacttggatttaactgaGCAAATAGTTCAGAGCCTTccactggataattactgcagtgatgaatacgtttcatcttatttaactctagctgatgcagtgaggagcttctcatttcttaaacaaccatgttggaagacattcTGTGGTCACGCAAAGGATgctaatctgtttcagaagggtcaaattattggcctccatcaagcaaagaaaacaactaaggagatttctgaaacgactaaaatcaggttaagaactgtccaacgtattattaaaacctgaaggatggtggagaaccatcatctttggtaggaaatcaacagtagaaatcacggctatgtttaatagtgaaagtaagaacatttctacaAGCACAGTGgtaagggaactcaaaggattgggactaaacagctgtagctctaagaaaaccactgatcagtgaggctaatcagaaaaatgacTTCAATTGGCTACGGAGCATAAAGATTCTGGAGCAATGAAGGaaggtctgatgagtccagatttagcctgtttcaaagtgatggggcatcagggtaagaagagaggcagatgaagtgatgtactcatcatgtctagtaaCTAAAAGCCTGTTGGGGTTAGGATTATGGTCTTGGGTTCATCAGtttcagcaatgttatgttcccaaagaatgaggtcggctgactacctgaatatactgaatgaccaggtctttacatcaatggagtttttgtTCCTtgatggcatgggcatgttccaagatgatgaggATTCATGGGCCTCACATTGAcagagtggatcagggagcattaGACGTCATTTTCACTCATGGATTGGCTCcgcagagtccagacctcatccccactgagaatctttgggatgttctggagaagaatTTGTCCGACTCtctcatcatcaatataagatctcgGTAGAAAATtaaactctggacagaaataaatggtgTGACTTTgtagaagcttattgaaatgatgcagcagtgaatgTGTGTCATTATCAGAGCCAAAGGCAGTTCAACAaaatatttagactttttttttggacaggtaATGTATATATGGTGTTACAGAGTCTGGTGTCAATGTGTTGATTTGATTTCTCCAGGATCCACCCCAATCTGTGAGGACATCGGCAGACAGATGTTGTGCTACAGTCGCAGGATCCCTCTGCATGAGCTGGAGGCCCGCATTGATGTGAGTGGAGACAGTTTGCATTGCCTCAGCAGAAGGTTAAATCACAACTAAAACTGAAGGGTGCCATTTAGTGGAAATGAAGAGATAGAGGCCAAACCAGAGCAAAGAGAGGATATTGGACTTCATGTCAAAATGACAGCCACTAGCTAACGTGTGTATGACTTTAACTTAAAGGTGATCACATGTCAGTATTATTAGATCTTGTTTGAGCTGCAGCCAGATGGTCAAACAGTAATTATTGCACATCAAGTATCATTGGTTTGCAGTTCAGTCACACCAGCACTGTTTTAATGTTGAGTAGGTCATAGAAATTTTCTTTCATAGGGTCTGTTACTTTTCCTTAGCTCCAAGTAATACACTAAATTTGAGGAATAAAGGGTTAAAAGACAGTGTTAGTAaactgttgcattgtgtaataaTTTGTAATTTATCTCAACAGGCCATCGATGCAAACACCATTAAAGATGTGTGCACCAAATACATCTACAACAGGGCTCCTGCCATCGCTGCTGTTGGTATGTTGTTTTCTCCATAAGGAACTTATACATGTAGCGATGTACAGTGCACtacaatttactgatgtttaCTAAACCGCTCACATGGATGCTATGGTAGACTCTAGCCTGTGCACAAGTTTAAAAAGACTTCTGTCAGATTTACCTATTTTTACTATTTAGCCAAGCTCAGACCAAGTGAGTTTATCTACATGGGCTGTTTTCTATGAGCAGAGCGTTTTATAACTTCAGTATCACAGTCAATTAAGTGCTGCAGAAAGCCAAAACTGGAACTGTGATTCATATTCAATCAGTTGTGCAGCCCTCCATCATCCTTAACATAATGTATCCTGGCCAAATACTCTCAGCTATCTTTGACAAGTGCATTATATCACATGCTGCTGAATTACTTTTTAATTGTGGCCAGAAGCTCAGTATCAGTCGAAGCAGCAGTcttcatttttaacacatttgaTTCCTACTGTTCATGTAGATTTTACAGACTAACACAGTGTTGACATAACGTCTGTAGTTGCTGtaaatggattttaaaaaacagctttaCTCGTATTTCTTCAGCTCTGAGCATCACTTCTGTCACACTTTGAGAATGATTGCACCTCTGCAGGAGGTTAAAGTTGAACCAGGAAGTCTGAACTGAGAGGATGTGACCCACTTGTTCCCATTTCTACACATGCTGCAATGTTTGAGTACTTCCTTAAAactgattgttgtttttgtctcaggTCCAATTGAACAGCTGCCAGACTACAACCAGATCCGCAGTGGGATGTTCTGGATGAGAACCTGAGCAGAGCCATCCAGTGTACagcatacaaacacaaacaaaatatttaagtctagatattttttcctcctttagtattttattataaaataaagaCCAACAcaataatgttaaaataacacagTTTCTATTCTCTCTTGtggttcttgtcattttttactCTTGGCTGCCACTTGTTCCTGAGCAGCTTTCTTGGCTTTGACCatctccaccagctcctgtcagaTAAAAGGAATGTGTTAGCAAACCAGCAGGATTGTGGGTGCTGTGGTTTGTACAGAATAGACTGACTAACAGCTGGAAATGGAAACCTTCACCACATCACCGTACCTTGTACCTCTTCATACAGTCTTTCTTGCTCCGTCCAGGAACAGCGGCTGCTATCTTCTCCCACCGCTCAGGTGTGCTGACTGGATATGTCTTCAGGGCTTGTTCCAGCAGTTTCTGCTCCTCTGTGGTCCAGGGGGCAGCATTACCGTCACTGCCAGATGCTGAAGGAGCAGATGCAGCAACACAACGGTTACACAACATTCAATCGTTGACACGAGCCAACCTGTGAATGTCTGAAGCTTGGGAGGAAGACATCCTCAGGACAAACAGCTTTAATGAGTTTGGCATTTCCATGTAGCAAAGAATTAGTAAATGCTTCCACTATGGACCAGCAAGCTGCTCAAGGAGACACCAGAGCCAGAACACAGCTTCATGCTAAAGTAAAGCTAGCCTGAGCCACCCAGCAGATCAGAAAACCTCATCATGTCAATGGCAGGCCATACCTTCTTATTTTAAACCAATCATAACTCTTTCTACTGGGATCAACAGAAACCCACGTtcagttttaaaatatatgaaatggatcaattaatgaaaaaaacaaacatctgatgTGTGTATAAATGATGTCACTGCAAGTCACCTTTTGCAAAAGTTAGTTCCCATAAGGACGAGTCTTAAGGCGCCTTTCCACTAGCACCTGCTCAGGTGGTTTTCATTATGGGTGGAGTCGTCATAGTGCGGTGGGCCAGAAGTCCGGCAACGTCATTTGTGTGCGACACAAATGCAACAACAATGGAGGACATTGAGGCGATACCTGCTGCTCAGTCTATGGCTTCTTGTCAGATTCAAAGTAAATTTTGCCGTGAAGAGCAATCTGCACCACAACTgttgcagatttattttttttgtgaaggAGTTGCTCTTGTGTGTCGTTACTCCATGTCCAATCAGCGGCCTGCACgctgtagacgtcacattatcaGCTCGCTTGGAACCCCGGTCAAGAAGGTACTAAAATAGTTCCTGGTACCAGGCTAATGGAAAAGCGCCATTAGTGTTACTCAGTATTCTTAAACAATAACTAAACACTCTGGCTTGACATCACTCCCCTTTGTGTTCATGTAAAACAGTGACTGGAATAAATCTCTGAAGAGCCTGCCCTGTTCTAGACCCAGACTGGGAGTAATCAAGATGCATTTACAACCTGAAGCCTCTATCAAAAATACACTTCATAATAGTGCAGTAAGGTCTGAAAGGTGCTGCACTACTGATCTCAGGCAGGAGCTAAGTCTGAAGAAGGAGGCAGAATAaatcaaaatgtgttaaaaagtGCAAAGAGGCAGACATTGTTCAATGCAGATCTGATGTTGCACTTGATGGTGAAAATGAGCTGCCACTAAAAAGGAAAAGTCACCAAAGAACCTCTGCAAAACCTAATTTACTGCTGGAAGACAAATGGCTGGCTCAGACCTGAAGTCTACAGCCTGTCAGACTAACTCGCTCTAAACCTTAAACTGCTACAGCGTGACAGAGCACACTAATAGTCAACATGATGCTATCCAGACTGTCAACAGTGGGACCTCAACACTAATAATAAGGCACGCTGAATTGATGGACGGTTACACCAAAGCACAGTATTTGTAGAAATGATGACCTGCTTCTAAAATGAAGTTATAATGTCTTCACCACATGATGTTACAGCTACAAAGGTACATAAAGAGGTAGAATGAGTTTATCTGGAGAAAAGGAGTGCTACACATCTGTGATCTTGACGGGTCTGTGTTTTTGTCCCGTTTGTTACGTCTTCATACGGCTACACGGGTTCACCTACCGTCAAATCTCTCTGAGGGCACAGCGTTGTCTATGGAGGGCGCCACAGAAGCATGTTCCTTCTTGAACTTCTCAAAGGCTTTTTTGTTGATCTCATCCTTCTGGAGTGGATCTGAGGACAGCACAGTAACAAAACTGAAGGTGTTAGCTTAGTGGAGCTTATGGAGctacatttctgcacatttcttccTAAAGGTGCATCAAGAAATCTTATTTAGAATTTAGTCTATCTACTATtcatgtatacattttttttgatcACACAAAACTTTACtccagcaaataaaaaaatgttaccTCGTTACTAATagctaaatacatttttttggagAAACTTGTGATTTTAGTTTGACTaatctgaacattttcagtGGATTTGTGTCCACAGTCAGCTCTTAACTCACATTTAAACAAGCTCAGCATTGAGTGTATTCATGGCTactgaaaacagtaaatcttgCTCTCTGAATATGTGAATTTACCAAGTCTTTGTAGATTCTTGGCTTTGTTGATGACGTCTTTGGCTGTCCTCTTCATGCCGGTTGTGGAGTGCAAGTTCATATAATTGGCAATAACTTCCCatctggaggaaaaaagaacagtTTGATGTCTTGTAGTCGCTTAAATACTAATTAAACATAGCAGGGCTGCCTTATTCATCCGATGGAGGATGGCCATCTCTTGATAATAGTAACattaacaaaagaagaaaaacactcagagcagcactccaccaaggctgctcagtcggatcatttccgacggctgaaatcttgaaaaaaatatcatggcagaaatcacggcatcatagaatgtgtccatttaatatagataaaccccaaataaaatgaccttgcactgagcacaggtgtgtgttatgcatgtgtacgttatgtatgatACTGAATTACACCCTCTAAATATGTAGTgagcggcaggaattgatgggactcagaaacacccccacaatttaatcacttgttccttgtatcatttctgatggattaGTCCCAATACGTCTGCAGTAGTACATTTGTAGTAGGatagcaatcatgtgatcgtcagcaggcagctgatgtagtgttcacttgttgtcacagtgatgccatgctgctatctcacaatgatacagaaatctttaacaaatccgtgaatccagactataagctgcatcactgccaaaatctaatcacttggtccaggtataatttctgacctttcctgaaaatttcatacaaatccatttttttagtaatgttgctaacagacaaacaaacaaacagaaaaaccaacggcaatcgtcacataactccaccgtgttccttaGCAGAGTAATTTATTAGCAAAACTCAGAATATACTGACCTAGTATGAGTGACTTACTACCATTAGTAACTGTGGTATATTAGACAGTCAGAAAATAATGTTTGTGACTCGTAACATTTGTACCTGTAaagcattatttattattaaagcTGCACTAGCCGTTGTGATTATATGAAGAATAGAATTAATTGCAATAAATAATGTCAAAGGTTTTGCTCACTAATCACAtgctccttgtgtcatttctgacctttcctgaaaatttcatccaaatcctttggtctgtttttgagtaatgttgctaacagacagacagacagacaccatgactctgctgcattccttggtgaaGTAATGACAAGAAATCTCAAGTAACTGTGTGagtctgacatgaaaacagGTGTTTCTGTGAGGTTACAAGTGTTTCTATTCTCTCGGATGAAGATTAAGAGTCATATTCCGCCCAGGAGGATTCTGACATCTAATATTTTACATCTGGCATGTTATCATAAACACACAGCATGCTGAAGCCTCTGATGGAGACTAAACGGCTGCTGTGTTCTGAGTTTCTACCTGGCGTTGGTTCCTGCAGGGAACAGGTTGACTGCTTTGATGAGCAGCTGGAGGTCTTCCTCGTTCCATCCCttccccccacctcctcctcctccgctggCCTGCTCGGCACTGCGAGCCGCCTGCCTGGCCTGGACCTCGGCCTCCCGCTCCCTCTGCAGCTGGGCGTTCACTTCCTGCACCTGAAAAAAAGTACACACAACAATGTGTTTATCCATTTGTGGCAATTTTGGAAAAGGTCACCTGATTCTTAGTGCTATAAAAAGGCTTCATGTGTGGGAGTCTCTGTCTGTCCCCTCCTTCAGGGATTGAAATGCAACAAACTGTGACAGAACAAAGCATCTTTTACCTGCTTGTCCACTGCTGCCTTGCTGTCCTCTTTAGAGCCTGAGGCCAGGACTTCATTCAGCGACTGCAGACTggaaacacacaacaaatactGTCACACATCTGGAGTACTAGAGGAAAAACATAATCACGGTTTATGTAGTTACAGTGGGACTAAGATCTCTGCTTTTCAAACCTGTACTTTGGTTTGTTTGATTCATATTCACTCTGACTTTCACTTAACAACGGTGACATCATCCTGCATCATCAGAgtcaaacagaaaaatctgattCTGAGGACTGACAGCAGCTAAGTCTGCATCTTAAGGCTTCCAATGTCTACATTTATGTTCTCCTGTAGCACAAAGAGCTAACAAGGGCATGATTCTGAGTTTTTTTTAGGATTCTTAGACTCCAAATCAACGACATTGCTAATAATGACAAACATGTAGATGCAGGGCAGCACGGTGACTTTAGCACTGTTGCTTTgcaactagaagatccctggtttgtgtctcggccttcctgggatctatctgcatggagtttgcatgttctccttgtggtTTCCTGGTGGGAGTCCAGGACAGGTGGCCTTCACACAACAACCAGGTTCTGTCTGAACTCAGAGTGGCATTTGACTGAAGGGCTTCATGGAAGGTCGATAAGCCAGAGAGACCTGCTGAGGTCTGTGTCACCCTGCCAGCTACCTCCACCCTCTGGAGGGCAGCCAGCTAGAAACCGTCTAGAAGTGGGGACTCGTATTGATTACTGGGCGACAGACAGTCTGCCAAATGGACGATAAACCCTAGAATCACATTAGCGCCAAATATACCACATCTTTTCAAAGAGTCTCCCTCCAAGACTGAAAACTTTCTCACCAGGCACACCGGCCAAACACACCAGAGTTCACTTTAATTTATCAAACAGGTCAGGAGAGGTAGATTCAGATGCTTTTGGGTTCCTGATGGACAGACAGAAACGTTTCCTCAACAAATATGATAACATTAAAACCCATGAACCTCATAGCTCCTGTACTGTACCTTGTGAGTTCCAGACGGTCGCACAgcttctccacctcctccatcaTCTTCACACTGTCAGCCTCATTGTCAGCAAAGTAATTCCAGTTCTGtggaggaaggaaagaagatGAACTAAAATCACCAAAGCTAACACACATCTCAAACACCGTCACATACATCTATATCTCGGTTCAGTCATCCtatagcaaaacaaaaatgcctGATAATGTCATCATGTTAACCTTGCAGGTGGTCCTGagtttctgtctctccttcttgaTGGCCTTCTTCTGgatctccttctctttcttggCCTGCTGGGCGGCCTGCttggcctcctcttcctccttttctttggCCAATCGAGCTGCTTCCAGCTCAGCCTGCCGGGCctgagaaacacagaaaactgacTGGTTAACGTTTGCTCATGTGATGACCGTATTACAAAGCAAACTTCAAAGAGTGGAGCCTGACCTGAGCTTTAGAAACTGTTCTTCTGTTAGACAGCTTTATCACAGCATGCCTTCGCTAAATCACACTTTTACAATGTTCTTCCTTTCAATAAATATCAAGAAACGTGCAGTGAGATAGAGGTCTTTCTCTGCATCAGAAAGATAAATTCTTCTCCAAAaatgaactagaaaagcactcagagagcacagtactccaccaaggctgctcagtcgtatcatttccgacagctgaaatcttgaacaaatccatggatccaaactataaTCCACATCACTAccaaaaatctaatcacttggtccttgtgtcatttctgaccttccctgaaaatttcatccaaatccattagacagacaaaccagcgcAGATCATCACATCATGCCAGTTCTGCAATATTTAACTCACTCTTTCCCTTTCTTCCTGCTCTCTCTTCTTGGCTTCAGCTTTGGCTTTCTTCTCAGACTCCTTCTtggctttttcttcttctttgaacTTCTTTATTCTGGGGTCACAGCTGTAGGCCGTATCTGCAATGAAGCGGCACACATAATAAACAGCGCTCACTTTCAGCAGTGACTTCCTGAGATCTGTAAACCCTGTAAAACCATTTCAGGGCCCTGTGCAGCTTCATGCTAATTTCTCATGTAATGAACAAAATCCTGCAGTGTGTGGCGGTTTGCAGAGACTGTACCAACTAGTGTTCGTATTCTGTTcatctcctccttcttcctctgaGCTCTGGAAGCACGATTCTGCTTTTCAATCCATCTCCTCTCATCTCGACTGCAGGGGAAcgagttcaaacaggtcagTCACACGTTAAGAGATGCAACACAGTGGTTCAATAAAGTGAGCAGCAGCTTACCATTCAGccttctccttttcctcttcatCCAGGTACGAGAATTCCCTCCAAGAGTCAAAGTTGTACCTTTATAgcagtaaaaatgacacaaagtttaATAGCTAGTCTTCTCTGACTTACTTTCTAGCATGAAATCAACAACCTTGAAAAACTCTTCGGCTTaccaaaaagaataaaaattatcCACTTCTTCAAAAGACGACTCGATGGTTCCGAGTTTGGGTACGTGCTTTTTGGAAGACCATCTGGCATTTCTCTCAAAAACGGCAGTAAACACGTCAAAAAAGTTCTCTTTGCCTTCGCTCTTGGAAGGCACGGCGTTGTCGAAGGTGGGATCAACACTGTCGAAGGCTCTCCTCTTCACAGGGTCGGACAGGACTTCTATAGCTGAGGTtcaaaaaaccacaaagagaaaacagacacTGAGGTCAGGATGTTCCAGAAGCAGCATCCGAGTTGATGAAGTGTCACAGCGGTACGTACCTTTAGTTATACA
This is a stretch of genomic DNA from Acanthochromis polyacanthus isolate Apoly-LR-REF ecotype Palm Island chromosome 1, KAUST_Apoly_ChrSc, whole genome shotgun sequence. It encodes these proteins:
- the dnajc2 gene encoding dnaJ homolog subfamily C member 2 → MLLEALDGEETVVFGAAAASVQVQVEPVGRWFEAYVKRRNRNASASFQELEEEEESSEESDDEEFQLEEYAVLRTLDPKDWKNQDHYAVLGLPHLRYKATQKQIKAAHKLIVLKHHPDKRKAAGEQIVEGDNDYFTCITKAIEVLSDPVKRRAFDSVDPTFDNAVPSKSEGKENFFDVFTAVFERNARWSSKKHVPKLGTIESSFEEVDNFYSFWYNFDSWREFSYLDEEEKEKAECRDERRWIEKQNRASRAQRKKEEMNRIRTLVDTAYSCDPRIKKFKEEEKAKKESEKKAKAEAKKREQEERERARQAELEAARLAKEKEEEEAKQAAQQAKKEKEIQKKAIKKERQKLRTTCKNWNYFADNEADSVKMMEEVEKLCDRLELTSLQSLNEVLASGSKEDSKAAVDKQVQEVNAQLQREREAEVQARQAARSAEQASGGGGGGGKGWNEEDLQLLIKAVNLFPAGTNARWEVIANYMNLHSTTGMKRTAKDVINKAKNLQRLDPLQKDEINKKAFEKFKKEHASVAPSIDNAVPSERFDASGSDGNAAPWTTEEQKLLEQALKTYPVSTPERWEKIAAAVPGRSKKDCMKRYKELVEMVKAKKAAQEQVAAKSKK